DNA sequence from the Actinomycetota bacterium genome:
TGGCGCGACACTTCCGCGGCCACACGTGCCTGTGCGTGGTACGCGAACTTCACGCTTATAGCGCCGTAGGTCCTGGAGCCGGGTGGGGCGGTCCACCTCTCCCCGAGCTCCCTCTGCACCATCACCAGCCCCCCGCGCACGGCGGGTACTTCGTCCAGCACCCGCGCCATGATCGGAGTCGCCACGTTGTAGGGCAGGTTCGAGATCATGCGGCAGTCGCCACCGACGGCGGCCTCCAGGTCGATCCTCAGCGCGTCGCCCACGACCAGGTCCACATTGTCGAACCCGGAGATCACCTCGCGCAGAGCGGGAACGACCGCCTCGTCCACCTCGACCGCCACGACCCGGGCCGCGACGGCGGCCAGCGAAGATGTGAGGGAACCGATGCCGGGACCCACCTCCAGCACCGTGTCGCCATCACGCACACCGGACAACCGCATGATCTTGCGGACCGTGTTGGGGTCCACGAGGAAGTGCTGTCCGAGGCTTCGCCGCGTGTGCAGTCCGTGACGGTCGAGAAGGTCCCGCGCGGTGGTGGCGGTCGGGGGTCCGGACGTCACGACCGCGGCACCGGCAGCCCGAACGCCCGGTGGAAGTTGTGCCACAGCGTCCCGGCCAGCTCGGGGGCCGGGATCCCACGCACGCCGGCCAGAGCCGCCGCCGTCAGCGGGAGCAGTGCGGGCGAGTTGGGCTTTCCCCGGTGGGGGTGCGGCGCGAGGTAGGGAGCGTCGGTCTCGACGAGCAGCAGCTCGTCCGGTACCTCCTGCGCGGCCAGCCGCAGATCGTCGTTGCGCTTGTAGGTGATGTTGCCCGCAAACGAGCACCACCAACCTCGGTCGGCGCACTGCCGCGCGTGAGCCGCGTCGCCCGAGAAGCAGTGCATCACGACGCGGTCCGGCGCCCCCTCGGCCTCCAGGACCTCCAGCACGCGCTGGTGTGCTTCGCGGCAGTGGATGACCAGCGTCCTGTCCGTCTGCTTGGCCAGAGCGATATGCGCCGTGAAGCAGTCCTCCTGCTCGGCCGGCGACCAGCGGTCGCGGTAGAAGTCCAGCCCCGTCTCGCCGACCGCCACGACTCCGCCGGCGAGGGCAAGCCCGGCGAGAACCTCCATGCACCCCGGGGGGTCGGAGAGGAAGTCGTTCAGCTCGTTGGGGTGCACGCCCACACACGCGAACACCTCACCATCCGAAGCGCCTGCCCGCGCCGCGCACTCAGCCGACTCGCGGAGGCCCATCCCGACGTCCACCACCAGGGCCACTCCAGTCTCCGTCGCCCGTCGCACGACCTCGTCCGGCGACCCTTCCACGTGGGCTACGTGACAGTGGGAGTCGGCCAGCGGCGTCTCGGCCGGAAACCCGCCGGACGCCGGCCCGCTCAACCTTCCAGGCGCGGGAACAGGGGGTCGCCTGGACGCACCCGGGCTCCCGCGAGAGGGGGCGCGTCCAGCCGGGGAGGCCCCTCCAGCCCGAGACGCGACCACAGCTCGGACATGGCGCCCGGCATGGCCGGGCACAAGAGCGCCGCCACCGTCTTGAGTGACTCCGCCGCGGTGTTCAGCACCGAACCGACCAACGGCAGGCTGGACTCGTCCCGCGCGAGCTTCCACGGCTCCCTTTCGACCAGGTAGCGGTTGGCGTGACGGATCACCTCCCAGACCGACCCGATCGCTTCGTTGATCCTGTACTGGCCGACCAGGGCATCGGCGGACGGGCCCGCCGCACCGGCCCGGTCCAGCAGATCCTGCTCCGGCGGCTGGACCTCTCCGGGCTCCGGTACCACGCCGCCGAAGTATCGGTCGACCATCGCCACCGTGCGGCTGGCGAGGTTGCCGAGGTCGTTGGCGAGGTCGGCGGTGTAGCGCGCACCCATGTCCTCGATCGAGAAGTTGCTGTCGTCGCCGAACGACGTCGCGCGGAGGAAGTGGTATCGGTAGGCGTCGACGCCGAACTGGTCGATGAGCTCCAGCGGCGAGATCTGGGCGATCGAGCGACCGGACTTCGCGATCTTCTCTCCTCCGGCGAGCAGCCAGCCGTGCGCGAACACCGTCTTCGGCAAAGGGAGCCCGACGGACATCAGCATTGCCGGCCAGACGATGGCGTGGTGCCAGATGATCTCCTTGCCCATCATGTGGACGTCCGCGGGCCAGATCCTTTTGAAGCGTTCGTCGTCGGTCCCGTAGCCGATCGCAGTGATGTAGTTCTGCAGAGCCTCAATCCACACGTAGATCACGTGCTTGTCGTCCCAGGGCACCGGGATTCCCCACTTCAGCGTCGGACGCGAGATCGGGATGTCCCGCAGCCCCTGGCGGATGCGTCCCAGGACCTCGTTGCGGGTCCGCTCCGGCTGAGCGAAGCCCGGGTTGGACTCGTAGTGGTCCAGCAGCCTGTCGGTGTAGGCGGACAGACGGAAGAAATAGTTGTCCTCGGCAAGCGTTTCGACCGGTGTCTTGTGGATCGGGCACACCCCGCCCTCGGCCTCCGTGTCGGTCTTGAACTCCTCGCAGCGCACGCAGTACAGGCCCTCGTAGGAGCCGAGGTAGACGTCGCCGGTCTCGTGCAGAGCCGTCATGAACCTGCCCACCGGACCGATGTGGCGCGGCTCGGTAGTTCGGATGTAGTCGTCGTGGGAGATCTCCAGGCGCTCCCACAGCTGCTT
Encoded proteins:
- the rsmA gene encoding 16S rRNA (adenine(1518)-N(6)/adenine(1519)-N(6))-dimethyltransferase RsmA, which encodes MTSGPPTATTARDLLDRHGLHTRRSLGQHFLVDPNTVRKIMRLSGVRDGDTVLEVGPGIGSLTSSLAAVAARVVAVEVDEAVVPALREVISGFDNVDLVVGDALRIDLEAAVGGDCRMISNLPYNVATPIMARVLDEVPAVRGGLVMVQRELGERWTAPPGSRTYGAISVKFAYHAQARVAAEVSRHVFMPPPKVSSVLVDFRRLDAPAVDVGPHKPFLDFVSRAFGHRRKTIRNALVSAGLDSAVVETALSQAAIAPASRPEVLDLDDYARLYRAMGQ
- the metG gene encoding methionine--tRNA ligase; the protein is MTKDTWYVTTPIYYVNDVPHLGHAYTTVACDFLARWHRLHGRRVHFLTGTDEHGAKNAKAAEERGLTPREWVDQVVVHWKQLWERLEISHDDYIRTTEPRHIGPVGRFMTALHETGDVYLGSYEGLYCVRCEEFKTDTEAEGGVCPIHKTPVETLAEDNYFFRLSAYTDRLLDHYESNPGFAQPERTRNEVLGRIRQGLRDIPISRPTLKWGIPVPWDDKHVIYVWIEALQNYITAIGYGTDDERFKRIWPADVHMMGKEIIWHHAIVWPAMLMSVGLPLPKTVFAHGWLLAGGEKIAKSGRSIAQISPLELIDQFGVDAYRYHFLRATSFGDDSNFSIEDMGARYTADLANDLGNLASRTVAMVDRYFGGVVPEPGEVQPPEQDLLDRAGAAGPSADALVGQYRINEAIGSVWEVIRHANRYLVEREPWKLARDESSLPLVGSVLNTAAESLKTVAALLCPAMPGAMSELWSRLGLEGPPRLDAPPLAGARVRPGDPLFPRLEG
- a CDS encoding TatD family hydrolase, with the translated sequence MSGPASGGFPAETPLADSHCHVAHVEGSPDEVVRRATETGVALVVDVGMGLRESAECAARAGASDGEVFACVGVHPNELNDFLSDPPGCMEVLAGLALAGGVVAVGETGLDFYRDRWSPAEQEDCFTAHIALAKQTDRTLVIHCREAHQRVLEVLEAEGAPDRVVMHCFSGDAAHARQCADRGWWCSFAGNITYKRNDDLRLAAQEVPDELLLVETDAPYLAPHPHRGKPNSPALLPLTAAALAGVRGIPAPELAGTLWHNFHRAFGLPVPRS